A genomic segment from Pseudoxanthomonas sp. CF385 encodes:
- a CDS encoding organic hydroperoxide resistance protein → MSIEKILYTATATATGGREGQATSSDGVLAVKLSTPRELGGAGGDGTNPEQLFAAGWSACFLGALKFVAGKQKVALPASTTVTGKVGIGQIPTGFGIQAELTIAAPGVAREQLQALVDAAHIVCPYSNATRGNIDVTLVIAD, encoded by the coding sequence ATGTCCATCGAAAAGATCCTCTACACCGCCACCGCCACCGCCACGGGCGGCCGCGAAGGCCAGGCCACCTCATCCGACGGCGTGCTGGCCGTCAAGCTGTCCACCCCGCGCGAGCTGGGCGGCGCCGGCGGCGACGGCACCAACCCGGAACAGCTGTTCGCGGCCGGCTGGTCGGCCTGCTTCCTGGGCGCGCTGAAGTTCGTCGCCGGCAAGCAGAAGGTCGCCCTGCCCGCCTCCACCACCGTCACCGGCAAGGTCGGCATCGGCCAGATCCCCACCGGCTTCGGCATCCAGGCCGAACTGACCATCGCCGCCCCGGGCGTCGCCCGCGAGCAGCTGCAGGCCCTGGTCGACGCCGCCCACATCGTCTGCCCGTACTCCAACGCCACGCGCGGCAACATCGACGTGACGCTGGTGATCGCCGACTGA
- a CDS encoding potassium transporter Kup: protein MSTPSHSHDAGQHGHSKAGKVALVAGAVGVVFGDIGTSPLYTIKEMFHPHFGLTPDPDTVRGLLSLGFWSLLLVVTLKYVIVIMRADNDGEGGIMALTALAQRSLAKGSRLSYTVGILGIFGAALFFGDGMITPPITVLGAVEGLEVVSPVFKQWVVPISLVILTGLFAAQRFGTAKVGKAFGPVMITWFIVLAVFGVMNIAQNPSVLAALNPYWAWNFFVTHDWHAVLILGAVVLTVTGGEALYADMGHFGKQPIRWGWFGFVLPALVLNYYGQGAVLLKHPEAVANPFYMSIPGWAQIPMLVLATTAAAVASQAVITGAFSVTRQAIQLGYLPRLAIKYTSKDTIGQIYVPSINMMLYLAVIVLVLSFQSSGALATAYGLSVTGTMLIDTLLLAIVAYTRWPDSRRWVLPLCGVFLVIDLAFLFANGAKLVTGIGAWVPLFIGITAFTMMRTWRRGRELLHGEVQKEGIRLDTFLPGLMLAPPVRVPGTAIFLTADKGVVPHALLHNLKHNKVLHERNVFLTVETLTVPYAPKKKRLKIEPIGDDFYRVVISYGFAETPDVPQALMSSCDQGGVYFDPMETTYFASRETVVASRHGGMPIWRDKLFAAMHRNAAPATGFFRIPGNRLVELGAQVEI, encoded by the coding sequence ATGTCCACCCCCTCACATTCCCACGACGCCGGGCAGCACGGCCATTCGAAGGCCGGCAAGGTCGCCCTGGTGGCCGGCGCCGTCGGCGTGGTGTTCGGCGACATCGGCACCAGCCCGCTGTACACCATCAAGGAAATGTTCCACCCGCACTTCGGCCTGACGCCGGATCCGGACACGGTCCGCGGGCTGCTGTCGCTGGGCTTCTGGTCGCTGCTGCTGGTGGTGACGCTGAAGTACGTCATCGTGATCATGCGCGCCGACAACGACGGCGAGGGCGGCATCATGGCGCTGACCGCGCTGGCGCAGCGCAGCCTGGCCAAGGGCTCGCGGCTGAGCTACACGGTGGGCATCCTCGGTATCTTCGGCGCGGCGTTGTTCTTCGGCGACGGCATGATCACGCCGCCCATCACGGTGCTGGGTGCGGTCGAAGGTCTGGAAGTGGTCTCGCCCGTGTTCAAGCAATGGGTCGTGCCGATCAGCCTGGTGATCCTGACCGGCCTGTTCGCCGCACAGCGCTTCGGCACGGCCAAGGTCGGCAAGGCCTTCGGGCCGGTGATGATCACGTGGTTCATCGTGCTGGCCGTGTTTGGGGTGATGAACATCGCGCAGAACCCGTCGGTGCTGGCGGCGCTGAATCCCTATTGGGCCTGGAATTTCTTCGTCACCCACGACTGGCATGCGGTGCTGATCCTCGGCGCGGTGGTGCTGACGGTGACCGGCGGCGAAGCGCTGTACGCCGACATGGGTCACTTCGGCAAGCAGCCGATCCGCTGGGGCTGGTTCGGCTTCGTGCTGCCGGCGCTGGTGTTGAACTACTACGGCCAGGGTGCCGTGCTGCTAAAGCACCCCGAAGCGGTCGCCAACCCGTTCTACATGTCGATTCCGGGCTGGGCGCAGATCCCGATGCTGGTGCTGGCGACGACCGCCGCGGCGGTGGCCTCGCAGGCCGTCATCACCGGCGCGTTCTCGGTGACGCGCCAGGCGATCCAGCTGGGTTACCTGCCGCGATTGGCCATCAAATACACCTCGAAGGACACGATCGGCCAGATCTACGTGCCGTCGATCAACATGATGCTGTACCTGGCGGTGATCGTGCTGGTGCTGAGCTTCCAGAGCTCCGGCGCGCTGGCGACGGCCTACGGCCTGTCGGTCACCGGCACGATGCTGATCGATACCTTGCTGCTGGCCATCGTCGCGTACACGCGCTGGCCGGATTCGCGCCGCTGGGTGCTGCCGCTGTGCGGCGTGTTCCTCGTGATCGACCTCGCGTTCCTGTTCGCCAACGGCGCCAAGCTGGTCACCGGCATCGGCGCCTGGGTGCCGCTGTTCATCGGCATCACCGCCTTCACCATGATGCGCACCTGGCGCCGCGGCCGCGAGTTGCTGCACGGCGAAGTGCAGAAGGAAGGCATCCGCCTGGACACCTTCCTGCCGGGCCTGATGCTGGCCCCGCCGGTGCGCGTGCCGGGCACGGCGATCTTCCTCACCGCCGACAAGGGCGTGGTGCCGCACGCGCTGCTGCACAACCTGAAGCACAACAAGGTGCTGCACGAGCGCAATGTGTTCCTGACGGTGGAAACGCTGACGGTGCCGTATGCGCCGAAGAAGAAGCGGCTGAAGATCGAGCCGATCGGCGACGACTTCTACCGCGTGGTGATCAGCTACGGCTTCGCCGAGACGCCGGACGTGCCGCAGGCGCTGATGAGCTCGTGCGACCAGGGCGGTGTGTACTTCGACCCGATGGAAACCACGTACTTCGCCAGCCGCGAAACGGTGGTGGCGAGCCGTCACGGCGGCATGCCGATCTGGCGCGACAAGCTGTTCGCGGCCATGCACCGCAACGCCGCGCCGGCGACCGGTTTCTTCCGCATCCCGGGCAACCGCCTGGTCGAACTGGGCGCGCAGGTCGAGATCTGA
- the ybgC gene encoding tol-pal system-associated acyl-CoA thioesterase: MIAADAAPFIFPTRVYWEDTDAGGVVYHAQYVAFLERTRTEWLRARGHHQEQLRQTHDLVFAVRAMRLDFLRPARLDDLLQVTARIHQCKRASVVFAQTIERDGERLLTAEVKVAALSASGFRPVALPDTLYEEFRRLETPGQPL; encoded by the coding sequence ATGATCGCCGCGGATGCGGCCCCGTTCATCTTTCCGACACGCGTCTATTGGGAAGATACCGACGCCGGTGGCGTGGTCTACCACGCGCAGTACGTCGCCTTCCTGGAACGCACCCGTACCGAATGGTTGCGGGCCCGCGGGCATCACCAGGAACAACTGCGCCAGACCCACGACCTGGTGTTCGCCGTCCGTGCGATGCGCCTGGATTTCCTGCGCCCCGCACGGTTGGACGACCTGCTGCAGGTGACCGCGCGCATCCACCAGTGCAAGCGGGCCAGCGTGGTGTTCGCCCAGACGATCGAGCGCGACGGTGAGCGGTTGCTCACCGCCGAGGTCAAGGTCGCGGCGCTGAGCGCATCCGGGTTCAGACCCGTTGCGCTCCCCGACACGTTGTACGAAGAGTTCCGCCGGCTCGAGACCCCGGGCCAGCCGCTTTAA
- the tolQ gene encoding protein TolQ — protein MIATLLAFQDTVVEALPPETAAAAAQATAETVHSGINYIDLMLKASLPVKLIVLLLLAGSLISWIIIFRKARVFKTANRDADEFEGRFWSGAELHKLYAGAADRNRVVTGLEAIFEAGFREFTRLRDKRGLDGRAQLEGAQRAMRVTYTREVDQLERNLELLANIGSTAPYVGLVGTVFGIMVTMHDMLNSGEQAGIAAVAPGISEALFATAIGLFVAIPAVWAYNRFTTRVERLSVRYESFAEEFSSILQRQNSGE, from the coding sequence ATGATCGCAACACTGCTGGCCTTCCAGGACACCGTGGTGGAGGCGCTGCCGCCGGAAACCGCCGCCGCCGCCGCCCAGGCGACGGCCGAGACCGTGCATAGCGGGATCAACTACATCGACCTGATGCTCAAGGCCAGCCTGCCGGTCAAGCTGATCGTGCTGCTGCTGCTGGCCGGTTCGCTGATCAGCTGGATCATCATTTTCCGCAAGGCGCGGGTGTTCAAGACCGCCAACCGCGATGCGGACGAGTTCGAAGGCCGGTTCTGGTCCGGTGCCGAACTGCACAAGCTCTATGCCGGCGCCGCCGACCGCAACCGCGTGGTCACCGGCCTGGAGGCGATCTTCGAAGCGGGCTTCCGCGAATTCACCCGCCTGCGCGACAAACGCGGCCTGGACGGGCGTGCGCAGCTGGAAGGCGCGCAGCGCGCGATGCGCGTGACCTACACGCGCGAGGTCGACCAGCTGGAGCGCAACCTGGAACTGCTGGCCAACATCGGCTCCACCGCGCCGTACGTCGGCCTGGTCGGTACCGTGTTCGGCATCATGGTGACCATGCACGACATGCTCAACAGCGGCGAGCAGGCAGGCATCGCTGCCGTTGCACCGGGTATCTCCGAAGCGCTGTTCGCGACCGCGATCGGCCTGTTCGTGGCGATCCCGGCGGTGTGGGCCTACAACCGCTTCACCACGCGCGTCGAGCGCCTGTCGGTGCGCTACGAGAGCTTCGCCGAGGAATTCAGCTCGATCCTGCAGCGCCAGAACTCGGGCGAGTAA
- a CDS encoding AraC family transcriptional regulator, protein MVDRLAVLLERFSVSAEVFHAGALCGVNTLDGEGGAGQLHLIQRGPLEVFHGGTSLRIDRPSLLLYPRAMAHRFVSDETRGADMACANVVFEGGAQNPISAALPDVVCLPLDSLHGAQDVLPLLFEEAFTQRCGRTALVNRLFEVVMIQVLRQLMETGDVKGGMLAGLSHPRLRNAIVAMHEAPAKEWTLDELARVAGMSRSVFATQFREALGTTPGQYLQAWRVGLAQQALRRGRPLKVVASEVGYGSEAALSRAFKAHSGLSPREWKRQTAAH, encoded by the coding sequence ATGGTCGACCGGCTTGCGGTCCTGCTGGAGCGGTTCTCGGTCTCGGCCGAGGTCTTCCACGCCGGCGCGCTCTGCGGCGTCAACACGCTGGACGGGGAGGGCGGGGCGGGCCAGCTGCACCTGATCCAGCGCGGTCCGCTGGAGGTGTTCCATGGCGGCACCTCGCTGCGCATCGACCGGCCCAGCCTGCTGCTCTATCCGCGGGCGATGGCGCACCGGTTCGTCAGCGACGAAACGCGCGGTGCCGACATGGCCTGCGCGAACGTGGTGTTCGAAGGCGGCGCGCAGAACCCGATCAGCGCCGCGTTGCCCGACGTCGTCTGCCTGCCGCTGGACAGCCTGCACGGCGCGCAAGACGTGTTGCCGCTGCTGTTCGAAGAAGCCTTCACCCAGCGCTGCGGACGCACTGCACTGGTCAACCGGCTGTTCGAGGTCGTGATGATCCAGGTGCTGCGCCAGCTGATGGAAACCGGCGACGTGAAGGGCGGCATGCTGGCCGGCCTGTCCCATCCGCGCCTGCGCAACGCGATCGTCGCGATGCACGAAGCCCCGGCGAAGGAGTGGACGCTGGACGAACTGGCGCGCGTGGCCGGCATGTCGCGCAGCGTGTTCGCCACTCAGTTCCGCGAGGCGCTGGGTACTACGCCAGGCCAGTACCTGCAGGCGTGGCGCGTGGGATTGGCGCAGCAGGCGCTCCGCCGCGGCAGGCCGTTGAAAGTGGTGGCCTCGGAGGTCGGATACGGCAGCGAGGCGGCGCTGTCGCGCGCCTTCAAGGCGCACAGCGGGCTGTCGCCGCGCGAATGGAAGCGTCAGACGGCTGCGCACTGA
- the ruvB gene encoding Holliday junction branch migration DNA helicase RuvB, which yields MTADRIIDSSATREDDAIEASIRPKRLDEYLGQKPVREQLDIYIRAAKGRGEALDHVLIFGPPGLGKTTLSHVIANELGVNLRVTSGPVIEKAGDLAALLTNLQPHDVLFVDEIHRLSPVVEEVLYPAMEDFQIDIMIGEGPAARSIKLDLPPFTLIGATTRAGLLTAPLRDRFGIVQRLEFYTPEELTRIVQRSARILGMDCEPEGAAEIARRARGTPRIANRLLRRVRDYAQVKANGHIDTDVARAAMQMLKVDPEGFDELDRRMLRTIIDSFDGGPVGVESLAAALSEERGTLEDVIEPYLIQQGFLIRTARGRMATRKAYLHLGLAPKGRVPDAGEASGELF from the coding sequence ATGACCGCCGACCGCATCATCGATTCCTCCGCCACCCGCGAAGACGACGCCATCGAGGCCAGCATCCGGCCCAAGCGGCTGGACGAGTACCTCGGCCAGAAGCCCGTGCGCGAGCAACTGGACATCTACATCCGGGCGGCGAAAGGGCGGGGCGAGGCGCTCGATCATGTGCTGATCTTCGGCCCGCCCGGCCTGGGCAAGACCACGCTCAGCCACGTGATCGCCAACGAGCTGGGCGTGAACCTGCGGGTCACCTCGGGCCCGGTGATCGAGAAGGCCGGCGACCTGGCCGCGTTGCTGACCAACCTGCAGCCGCACGACGTGCTGTTCGTCGACGAGATCCACCGCCTCTCGCCCGTGGTGGAGGAAGTGCTGTATCCGGCGATGGAAGACTTCCAGATCGACATCATGATCGGCGAGGGCCCCGCGGCCCGTTCGATCAAGCTCGACCTGCCGCCGTTCACCCTGATCGGCGCCACGACGCGGGCCGGCCTGCTGACGGCGCCGCTGCGCGACCGGTTCGGCATCGTGCAGCGGCTGGAGTTCTACACGCCCGAGGAGCTGACCCGCATCGTGCAGCGCTCGGCGCGCATCCTCGGCATGGATTGCGAACCCGAAGGCGCCGCGGAGATCGCGCGCCGCGCACGCGGCACGCCGCGCATCGCCAACCGCCTGCTGCGTCGCGTGCGCGACTACGCGCAGGTCAAGGCCAACGGCCACATCGACACCGACGTGGCGCGCGCGGCGATGCAGATGCTGAAGGTGGACCCGGAAGGCTTCGACGAGCTCGACCGCCGCATGCTGCGCACGATCATCGACAGCTTCGATGGCGGACCGGTGGGCGTGGAATCGCTGGCCGCGGCGCTCAGCGAGGAGCGCGGCACGCTGGAGGATGTCATCGAACCCTATCTGATCCAGCAGGGGTTCCTGATCCGCACCGCGCGCGGCCGCATGGCGACGCGCAAGGCCTACCTGCACTTGGGGCTCGCGCCGAAGGGGCGGGTGCCGGACGCGGGCGAGGCCAGCGGCGAACTCTTCTGA
- a CDS encoding ExbD/TolR family protein has product MAGSIFHRKRRKLKSEINVVPYIDVMLVLLIIFMVTAPLLTLSVDVKLPSSNAKAVETRNEPIIVIAYPDGRFGLKLPEAKQPEVLDAAGLEAKVAAIRGEQGNELRIMVAAEGSAPYQKVLDAMDVLRRAKVSNVSLMTNAGGNAR; this is encoded by the coding sequence ATGGCCGGAAGCATCTTCCACCGCAAGCGCCGCAAGCTGAAGTCCGAGATCAACGTCGTGCCGTACATCGACGTGATGCTCGTGCTGCTGATCATCTTCATGGTCACCGCGCCGCTGCTGACGCTCAGCGTCGACGTCAAGCTGCCGTCCTCGAACGCGAAAGCGGTCGAGACGCGCAACGAGCCGATCATCGTCATCGCCTATCCGGACGGCCGCTTCGGCCTGAAGCTGCCGGAAGCCAAGCAACCGGAGGTGCTGGACGCCGCCGGGCTGGAGGCCAAGGTGGCCGCGATCCGGGGCGAGCAGGGCAACGAGCTGCGCATCATGGTGGCCGCCGAGGGATCGGCGCCTTACCAGAAGGTGCTCGACGCGATGGACGTGCTCCGTCGCGCCAAGGTCAGCAACGTCAGCCTGATGACCAACGCGGGTGGCAATGCACGCTGA
- the ruvC gene encoding crossover junction endodeoxyribonuclease RuvC has product MTRILGIDPGSQRTGIGIIDVDATGKVSHVHHAPLVLLGAEDFPQRLRVLLDGLTDIIATWQPDEVAIEKVFMARNPDSALKLGQARGAAISAVVLRDLPVHEYAAKEVKLAVVGRGSAEKTQIQHMVGIMLNLHGKLQADAADALAVAITHAHVRATAKRLGVSSQLAWSRK; this is encoded by the coding sequence GTGACCCGCATCCTCGGCATCGACCCCGGTTCCCAGCGCACCGGCATCGGCATCATCGATGTCGATGCGACGGGCAAGGTGAGCCATGTCCACCATGCGCCGCTGGTGCTGCTGGGCGCGGAGGATTTCCCGCAGCGCCTGCGCGTGCTGCTGGACGGTCTGACCGACATCATCGCCACCTGGCAGCCGGATGAGGTCGCCATCGAGAAGGTGTTCATGGCGCGCAATCCCGATTCGGCCCTCAAGCTGGGGCAGGCGCGCGGCGCCGCGATCAGCGCGGTGGTGCTGCGCGACCTGCCCGTGCACGAGTACGCGGCCAAGGAAGTGAAGCTGGCCGTCGTCGGGCGCGGCAGCGCCGAGAAAACCCAGATCCAGCACATGGTCGGCATCATGCTCAACCTGCACGGCAAACTGCAGGCCGATGCCGCCGACGCGCTGGCCGTCGCCATTACCCATGCGCACGTGCGCGCCACCGCCAAGCGGCTGGGCGTGAGTTCGCAGCTGGCCTGGAGCAGGAAATGA
- a CDS encoding alpha/beta hydrolase, producing MLVHGIWNAKSWLTPLARRLRHEGFEVEVFGYPSILGGTEPAIAALIQRLQAGPPTHLVGHSLGGMIGIEALRRAPGLPVQRMVCLGSPLCGSGAARDLGRRAWTAPVLGRSGTLLQAGCAPWQGAVPVGMVAGNVARGIGRLITRFEGASDGTVGLEETRLPGLAAHCVVPASHTGLVFSADAARQAAHFLREGRFTDA from the coding sequence ATGCTGGTGCACGGCATCTGGAACGCGAAATCATGGCTGACGCCGCTGGCGCGACGCCTGCGGCATGAGGGCTTCGAGGTGGAGGTGTTCGGTTACCCGAGCATCCTGGGCGGCACCGAGCCGGCGATCGCGGCCCTGATCCAGCGCCTGCAGGCGGGGCCGCCGACCCATCTGGTGGGGCACAGCCTGGGCGGCATGATCGGAATCGAAGCCTTGCGCCGTGCGCCCGGCTTGCCGGTGCAACGGATGGTCTGCCTGGGGTCGCCCCTCTGCGGCAGCGGCGCAGCGCGGGATCTGGGCCGGCGCGCATGGACCGCACCAGTGCTCGGCCGCAGCGGCACGCTGCTGCAGGCCGGCTGCGCACCCTGGCAGGGCGCCGTGCCGGTCGGGATGGTGGCAGGCAACGTGGCTCGCGGCATCGGTCGGCTGATCACCCGGTTCGAGGGCGCTTCCGACGGCACGGTGGGCCTGGAGGAAACCCGCCTGCCGGGGTTGGCGGCGCATTGCGTGGTGCCGGCCAGCCACACCGGGCTGGTGTTCTCGGCCGATGCGGCCCGCCAGGCGGCGCACTTCCTGCGCGAGGGGCGCTTCACGGACGCGTGA
- the ruvA gene encoding Holliday junction branch migration protein RuvA, with protein sequence MIGRLRGILAYKSPPWLVIDVGGVGYELEAPMSTHYDLPDVGREVLLFTHYAQKEDSVSLYGFLREGERRLFRDVQKVTGIGAKIALAVLSGASVDEFARMVQAGDITALTRIPGIGKKTAERMVVELRDRAADLMGTGVGGISALPADPQSEATIALQQLGYKPAEATRMARDATAPGDDAATIIRKALQSALR encoded by the coding sequence ATGATCGGACGTCTGCGCGGCATCCTGGCGTACAAGTCGCCGCCATGGCTGGTGATCGACGTGGGCGGTGTGGGCTATGAGCTCGAAGCCCCGATGAGCACGCACTACGATCTGCCCGACGTGGGTCGCGAGGTGCTGCTGTTCACCCACTACGCGCAGAAGGAAGACAGCGTGTCGCTGTACGGCTTCCTGCGCGAGGGCGAGCGCCGGCTGTTCCGCGATGTGCAGAAGGTCACCGGCATCGGCGCGAAGATCGCGCTGGCCGTATTGTCTGGCGCCAGCGTGGACGAGTTCGCCCGCATGGTGCAGGCCGGCGACATCACCGCGCTGACCCGCATTCCCGGCATCGGCAAGAAGACCGCCGAGCGCATGGTGGTGGAACTGCGCGACCGCGCGGCCGATCTGATGGGCACCGGCGTGGGCGGCATCAGTGCGCTGCCGGCCGACCCGCAGTCCGAAGCGACCATCGCCTTGCAACAGTTGGGCTACAAGCCGGCCGAAGCGACCCGCATGGCGCGCGATGCGACCGCGCCCGGCGACGATGCCGCGACGATCATCCGCAAGGCGCTGCAGTCGGCCCTGCGCTGA
- a CDS encoding YebC/PmpR family DNA-binding transcriptional regulator has translation MGRGPSIEARKNATDAKRGKIFTKIIREIGVAARAGGGDPANNPRLRVAVDKGLAANMSKDVIERAIKKATGELEGVVYEEIRYEGYAPGGVAVIVDCLTDNRVRTVADVRHAFSKCGGNMGTEGSVAFMFKRLGVLSYAPGADEEKITEAAIEAGADDIVVYPDDASIDVVTAPDAFQGVKDAMEAAGLKPDHAEITFRADNDISVQGDTALQVKKLLDMLEDLDDVQDVYSNAELGADAYA, from the coding sequence ATGGGTAGAGGCCCGTCCATCGAAGCCCGCAAGAACGCCACCGACGCCAAGCGTGGGAAGATCTTCACCAAGATCATCCGCGAGATCGGCGTGGCGGCCCGTGCCGGCGGCGGCGATCCCGCCAACAACCCGCGCCTGCGGGTGGCGGTGGACAAGGGGCTGGCGGCGAACATGTCGAAGGACGTGATCGAACGCGCCATCAAGAAGGCGACCGGCGAACTCGAAGGCGTGGTCTACGAGGAAATCCGCTACGAAGGCTACGCCCCCGGCGGCGTGGCTGTGATCGTCGACTGCCTGACCGACAACCGCGTGCGCACCGTGGCCGATGTGCGCCATGCCTTCAGCAAGTGCGGCGGCAACATGGGCACCGAAGGCTCGGTGGCCTTCATGTTCAAGCGCCTCGGCGTGCTCAGCTACGCGCCCGGCGCAGATGAAGAGAAGATCACCGAAGCCGCGATCGAAGCCGGTGCCGACGACATCGTGGTCTATCCCGACGATGCCTCGATCGACGTGGTCACCGCGCCGGACGCCTTCCAGGGCGTGAAGGACGCGATGGAGGCGGCCGGCCTGAAGCCGGACCATGCCGAGATCACCTTCCGCGCCGACAACGACATCAGCGTGCAGGGCGACACCGCGCTGCAGGTGAAGAAGCTGCTGGACATGCTGGAAGACCTGGACGATGTCCAGGACGTCTATTCCAACGCCGAGCTGGGCGCGGACGCGTACGCGTAA